The following DNA comes from Methanomassiliicoccales archaeon LGM-DZ1.
CAGGCAGACCGATATCCTTCTCGTCAACGGATGGATCTCCAAGAAGATCCGCCCGCATCTCAGGAGGCTCTGGGAGGAGATGCCTTCCCCGAAGTGGGCAGTCGCCATGGGCGAGTGCGCCATCTCCGGCGGGCCTTGGTATGACTCTTACAACACCGTCCAGGGTCTGGACCAGATTGTCCCGGTGGACCTTTACATCCCCGGATGCCCTGCCAGGCCTGATGCGATGATCGACGGGTTCATGCTCCTCCAGAAGAAGATTGACAGCTACTTCAGGCGCGGAGCCTTCCTCAAGAACTGAGGTGCGCAAATGGCTGCAGAACTACGCGAACATGATGACACGTGGGAGCCCGAGATCCAGAAAGGACTCGAGTCCAAGTTCCCCGGGCACATCCAGGTCACCAAGACCGAGGTGCGCAGGGTCTACGCGAAGACCGACCGCGAGAACATCCATGCTGTGTGCCAGTATCTTCATGACGAGCTGAACTTCGAGCACTGCTCGACCGTCATCGGCGTCGACCTGAAGGACCGCATGCAGGTGGTCTACCACATCAGCAATTATACCAACTACAAAGGAGAGGTCGTCGAGCTTACCATCGATGTTCCCAACGACGACCTGCACGTTCCTACCGTCTCTGACATCTGGGGCGGCGCGAACTGGCACGAGAGGGAGACCTGGGAGCTCTTCGGGATCGTATTCGACGGCCACCCGAAGCTCGAGAGGCTCCTCACTCCGGACACCTACGAGTTCTTCCCGTTCAGGAAGTCGTACAAGCTCAGGGGATGGGACTGATGGCATGGCTTAAGAAAGATGACAAGGAGATCCCCGTCGACAAAGAGGGGAAGCTCGATGCCGCCGCTATCGCGCAGGGCGCCCTCAAGGAAGAGGAGTCCAAAGCGATATTCCAGGCGGAGACCCAGAAGATGGACACCGACAAGATGTGGGTCATCATGGGCCCCCAGCACCCGTTCTCGCACGGGCTCTGGACCCTCAAGATCCAGGTCGACGGTGAGATGGTCACCGATGCCGAGCCCATCGTCGGATACCTTCACAGGGGATGGGAGAAAGAGGTCGAGAACAGGACCTACCCCAAGATCATCCCGATGGCGGACCGTCTCTGCTACGCCGCCTCGATGACCTATACCCACCTCTACTGCATGACCGTCGAGAAGGCCCTCGGCATCGAGGTGCCTGAGAAGGCGAAGTACATCAGGATAATCGCCGACGAGATCAACCGTCTCCAGTCCCACCTCATGTGGCTGGCGGCCATCGGAACCGATCTGGGTAACTACACCGGATTCCTCTGGGCCTCCAGGGAGAGGGAGTTCTGGATGGACATGAACATCAGGCTCTGCGGAGCCCGTATGACCACCAACTACCCCCGTATCGGCGGTGTCAGGAACGATACCACCGACATTTTCGACAGGGATATCATCAGGTGCTGCGACAGGTTCGACAAGGCCCTCTGGGACATGATCGGGCTTATCGACGACAACTCCACCTTCACCCACAGGCTCATCGGCAACGGTATCCTGACCAGGGAGAGGTGCGCGAACCTCGGCATCACCGGCGCCGCCGCAAGGGGTACCGGGATCGACTTCGATGTCCGCCGCGACGACCCCTACGACAACTACGACAAGATCGACTTCGATGTCCCCTGCCAGACCGCGGGAGATTCCTATTCCAGGTATCTCGTCAGGGTCGAGGAGATGTTCCAGGCGACCAGGATCATCAGGGAGGCCATGGAGAAGGTCAGGGAGCTCGGCAAGAACGCCCCCTACAGGCTCAAAGCGCCCACCAATGTTCCGGAAGGGAGGACCTTCTGCAGGATCGAGGACTGCCGCGGCGAGGCCGCCATGTACCTCGTGTCCGACGGCACCGACAAGCCCTATAGGCTTAAGGTGCGCAGCCCGATCTTCGTCAATGTGTCGGCATCGAAGGACCTCTGCACCGGGTGCAGGATCGCAGATGTGCCGGTCATCATGGCCCAGATAGACATGTGCCTCGGAGAGACGGACCGGTGATCCAAAATGGCTGATTACGTCTCTATCCGCGACTGGATCAACTATCCGGACCCCATGTCGAACGAGTTCTACCCGTTCGGCGATGCCTACAACCTGCCGTACGACATCTCCCTGAAGCTCTGGGACATCATCGGCGGCACTCTCGCATGGCTCCTCGACCTGCTGTTCCCCGGGAACACTGTGTCCGAGTGGCTCGTCTGCGACGGCACCAGCAACTTCTTCGCGCTCGTCATCTTCATGATCGTCATCTTCGCGGTGGCCTTCCTGGCCGTCCTGGTAGCCCTATGGGAGGAGCGTAAGGTCCTCGGAAGGGGCATGGACAGACGCGGAACCATGATCGGCATGTGGGGATTCCTGCAGTGCGTCGCCGATGGTTTCAAGACCTTCATGAAGGACAACATCGCCTCCACCCGCATCGACAAGATGGGATACTGGTGGACCGTTTCCCTCATCGTCGGCACCTCCGTCCTCATCGACTGCATGATCCCTCTGTCCAACAGGTGGTTCGTGGTCGACTACGGCACCGGTCTGCTGATCATCATGGCGCTTTACGCGCTGGCCCCTCTGTTCATCCTGGTGTCCGGATGGTCCCAGAACAACAAATACGCCCTCATCGGCGGTATCCGTGCCGCCGAGATGATGATGGCGTACGAGGTGCCGATGCTCATCACCATCGCCGCTACCTGCCTGCTCGCCGGCACGTTCAACATCAACGAGCTGGTCGCTGCCCAGTACGACAATGTCTGGTTCATCATCCCCGAGTGCATCGGTGCGGTGTCCTTCTTCATGTGCGCCGCTGCCGAGTCCGAGCGTTCTCCGTTCGACCTCGCTGAGGCCGAGTCCGAGCTCGTCGAGGGATGGCAGACCGAGTACGGCGGTATGAAGTGGGGTCTCATCATGCTCGGAGACTACCTGAGGGGCGCCTGCTCCTGCAGCATCTTCGTCATCCTCTTCCTCGGAGGCTGGACCCTGCCCTTCATAGACCTCAACGCATGGGACCTCTGGTGGCCCGTGCCCGAGATGGTCATGCTGCTCAAGACTTGGGGAGTGTTCTTCTTGGTCGTCATGCTCAGGCTCGGAACCGCCCGTGTCAGGACCGATACCATCCTCAACCTCGGATGGAAGGTCTTCATGCCCCTCTCGATCGTCAACCTGATCATAGTTCTCATGTTCAGAATGGGAGGTGTGTTCTGTTGAGCGAATATTACGAGAAATACAGGGACGGAAGGCACCGCAACTGGAAGGACCTGTGGATCGTCAAGCCCATCATGGTATGCTGCAGGCTGCTCGTGAGGACCACCATCCACAGACCGGTCACCGTGCTCTATCCGTATGAGTCGCTCTGGGAGCCCGACAACTACCGCGGACGCCCGGCGCTGGACTTCAATAAATGCATCGGATGCGGGATGTGCGCCAGGATGTGCCCCTGCGCGGCCATCATCCTGGTCGAGACCCCTGATGACGAGGGCAAGCCCGTCAAGAGGCCTCAGATCAACATGGGCCGCTGCTCGTTCTGCGCCTACTGCGCCGAGTACTGCCCGGTCGATGCCATGACCGTCAGCCCCATCGTCGAGCTCGCCGAGTTCACCAGGTCCGACCTCATCTACGGACCCAGGAGGCTCGCCTACGACAAGACGACCGAGGGAATGAAGGTCAAGCTCGAGGAGACGCTCATCTCCGACTTCAAGAACGGGAACGGCGAGAGGAGGATCGACCCCCTCAGGACCGACCGCCCCGAGCTGGAGTCCTCCAAGTGCATCAGCTGCAGGAAATGCTCCAAGGTCTGCCCCGTCGGCGCCATCACCATGGTGGAGCACGGGAAGAACGCCAAGGGGCGCCCCATCCTATGGCCTGAGGTGGACGACGCCAAGTGCGTCTGCTGCCGCAACTGTGTGGACGACTGTCCTAAGGACGCTCTGCACATCAAGGAGGTGCTGTGATGGGAATATTAACTGAGATTTGGGACTGGCTCGTCGATTTCGGCGTGTTCATCTGGGGGAACGCGGACCTTGTGGCCTTCGTCTGCCTGGCTGCCATCGCCATCGCCGCGGCCGTCGCCGTTGTCACCAGCAGGATACCGGTGCACAGCGCGTTCTATCTCGCGCTCGTGTTCTTCTGCGTCGGTGTGGCCTACTTCTTCCTGGAAGCGGAGTTCATCGGCGTGATCCAGATACTGGTCTACGTAGGCGCAATCACTGTCCTGTTCGCGTTCAGCATCATGCTGACCCGCAGGTACATCATGGAGGATGATTCCGATGAATAAGCGGACCGCTGCAGCCGTAGGGCTGGCCGCCGCCCTTCTGATCGTCCTCGGGCTCGCCATCGTCGTCAACGAGTGGGACGACAGCCCCCTCGGGTTCGATGATGAGCCTCAGTCCATCCCGTACGACGACGTCGTCATCGACAATGGCGGAACCGACACTGTCGACGACAGCTCGCTCAACTACGGTGTGCTCGAGACCTACGGGCCTCTGCTGCTCGTGCTCGGCGCGCTCATGTTCGCCGCTATGATCGGCGGCATATGCATCGCAAGGGAGGAGGTGGAGAAAGATGATTCCAATTGAGTTCTTCCTCTTCTTCGGAGCGATCCTCTTCGTCATCGGAGCCTACGGCATCATGACCAAGAGCAGCACCATCGTCGTCCTGATGTGCATCGAGCTCATGCTCAACGCCGCCAACATCAACTTCGTCGCGTTCTCCGCATACTCCGGAGATGCGCTCGGACAGGTCTTCGTGATCTTCTCGATCTCGGTGGCCGCCGCCGAAGTCGCTGTCGGCATCGCCATTATGCTCAATGCCTACAAGATGAGAAAGACCGTCAGCACCGACGATCTCAACCAGCTGAGGTGGTAAGATGGAGTTCATAGACTTTGTTTGGCTTGTTCCCCTTGTCCCGATGCTGTGCTTCCTGATCGTCGGGTTCTTCGGCAGGTACATGGGCCCTAAGCAGCACTACGGAGGATACCTCACCATCTTCGGTGCGGCCTTCGCCTTCGTCTACGCGGCCCTCGTCTCTGCGGAATACTGGCTGGGAGACAGCTATCCCCACGCTGTGGAGAGCAGCATGCACTGGTTCTCCATCGGGAGCCTGGACATCAACCTCGGTTACTACATCGACTCGCTGTCCTGCCTGATGATGCTCTTCGCATCGTTCATCTCGATGCTGATCTTCATCTACTCGCTCGGATACATGGGCGACCAGGGCGAGAGGAAGAGGAGGTACTTCGCTGAAGTCTCCCTGTTCCTCACCGGAATGCTCGGCCTCGCCGTCTCCGGCAGCCTGCTCACCATGTTCATCTTCTGGGAGGTCATGGGGCTCTGCTCCTACCTGCTCATCGGCTTCTGGGGATTCAACCACCCCGAAGCGCCCCAGAAGGCATCCGCTGCAAAGAAAGCGTTCCTCGTCACCAGGGCCGGAGACGTCTGCCTCATGGGAGGCCTGTTCGTCCTCGCCTACGCTATGGGGAGCCTCGACTACTCCGTCGTCTTCAACATGGACAACCTCGAGGCCGCGGACCAGAGCATGCTCACCCTCGCATCCTTCCTCATCTTCGGAGGTGCGATCGGCAAGTCTGCCCAGTTCCCGCTGCTCGACTGGCTGCCCGATGCGATGGCCGGCCCCACCACCGTCTCCGCGCTTATCCATGCCGCGACCATGGTCAAGGCCGGTGTCTACCTCGTGGCCCGCTGCTTCCCGCTGTTCGCCATGAACAGCGAGGTCATGCTCTTCGTGGCCATCATCGGGGGCGTCACCGCCTTCTTCACCGCCACCATGGCGATGAACAACATGAACATCAAGAAGGTCCTGGCCTACTCGACCCTGTCCCAGCTCGGATACATGTTCCTCTCGCTCGGTGCGGGAGGCTACCTCTTCGCGCTCGGGATCGAGTCCGGGGACACGGCCATGATGGCCGCAGGCGCCCTCGGATACACCGCGGGAACGCTCCACATGGC
Coding sequences within:
- a CDS encoding NADH-quinone oxidoreductase subunit D, producing MAWLKKDDKEIPVDKEGKLDAAAIAQGALKEEESKAIFQAETQKMDTDKMWVIMGPQHPFSHGLWTLKIQVDGEMVTDAEPIVGYLHRGWEKEVENRTYPKIIPMADRLCYAASMTYTHLYCMTVEKALGIEVPEKAKYIRIIADEINRLQSHLMWLAAIGTDLGNYTGFLWASREREFWMDMNIRLCGARMTTNYPRIGGVRNDTTDIFDRDIIRCCDRFDKALWDMIGLIDDNSTFTHRLIGNGILTRERCANLGITGAAARGTGIDFDVRRDDPYDNYDKIDFDVPCQTAGDSYSRYLVRVEEMFQATRIIREAMEKVRELGKNAPYRLKAPTNVPEGRTFCRIEDCRGEAAMYLVSDGTDKPYRLKVRSPIFVNVSASKDLCTGCRIADVPVIMAQIDMCLGETDR
- a CDS encoding NADH-quinone oxidoreductase subunit J encodes the protein MGILTEIWDWLVDFGVFIWGNADLVAFVCLAAIAIAAAVAVVTSRIPVHSAFYLALVFFCVGVAYFFLEAEFIGVIQILVYVGAITVLFAFSIMLTRRYIMEDDSDE
- the nuoB gene encoding NADH-quinone oxidoreductase subunit NuoB; the protein is MDMSLYPHAVAMSADEFMSWSTAMINDLMSSGTRRTIDKLTGPIWSWAMKNSMHPLHWGLACCALEMSQASASRFDAERYGMIYRSSPRQTDILLVNGWISKKIRPHLRRLWEEMPSPKWAVAMGECAISGGPWYDSYNTVQGLDQIVPVDLYIPGCPARPDAMIDGFMLLQKKIDSYFRRGAFLKN
- a CDS encoding NADH-quinone oxidoreductase subunit H, with protein sequence MADYVSIRDWINYPDPMSNEFYPFGDAYNLPYDISLKLWDIIGGTLAWLLDLLFPGNTVSEWLVCDGTSNFFALVIFMIVIFAVAFLAVLVALWEERKVLGRGMDRRGTMIGMWGFLQCVADGFKTFMKDNIASTRIDKMGYWWTVSLIVGTSVLIDCMIPLSNRWFVVDYGTGLLIIMALYALAPLFILVSGWSQNNKYALIGGIRAAEMMMAYEVPMLITIAATCLLAGTFNINELVAAQYDNVWFIIPECIGAVSFFMCAAAESERSPFDLAEAESELVEGWQTEYGGMKWGLIMLGDYLRGACSCSIFVILFLGGWTLPFIDLNAWDLWWPVPEMVMLLKTWGVFFLVVMLRLGTARVRTDTILNLGWKVFMPLSIVNLIIVLMFRMGGVFC
- a CDS encoding NADH-quinone oxidoreductase subunit C translates to MAAELREHDDTWEPEIQKGLESKFPGHIQVTKTEVRRVYAKTDRENIHAVCQYLHDELNFEHCSTVIGVDLKDRMQVVYHISNYTNYKGEVVELTIDVPNDDLHVPTVSDIWGGANWHERETWELFGIVFDGHPKLERLLTPDTYEFFPFRKSYKLRGWD
- a CDS encoding proton-conducting transporter membrane subunit, with translation MEFIDFVWLVPLVPMLCFLIVGFFGRYMGPKQHYGGYLTIFGAAFAFVYAALVSAEYWLGDSYPHAVESSMHWFSIGSLDINLGYYIDSLSCLMMLFASFISMLIFIYSLGYMGDQGERKRRYFAEVSLFLTGMLGLAVSGSLLTMFIFWEVMGLCSYLLIGFWGFNHPEAPQKASAAKKAFLVTRAGDVCLMGGLFVLAYAMGSLDYSVVFNMDNLEAADQSMLTLASFLIFGGAIGKSAQFPLLDWLPDAMAGPTTVSALIHAATMVKAGVYLVARCFPLFAMNSEVMLFVAIIGGVTAFFTATMAMNNMNIKKVLAYSTLSQLGYMFLSLGAGGYLFALGIESGDTAMMAAGALGYTAGTLHMANHAFFKALLFLCSGAVIHETGTEDMRLMGGLQQKMPYTSTTMLIGALSIAGFPFFAGFWSKDLVLDVAFDAFNDTADITSWCFLLLWFLGVVTAFMTAFYMFRLWFMTFRGEPRENAKAVEHDAPRCMTMPLLVLSLFAFAFGYTLLFGWDGVFTISLGSSGWKVGGGEADMGFHWVEELFTNWKTYLTIILVLCAIALAYCMYDKRSIDPGKFSKNGTSRLYRVLQNRWYLPEIYDQVAWKLGYDVALGVDYFDRNVIDGTVNGLSNAVISGGDLMSKAQNGNVHTYTGVVIGGVVALALFTLAMIYVFGGM
- the nuoK gene encoding NADH-quinone oxidoreductase subunit NuoK, whose amino-acid sequence is MIPIEFFLFFGAILFVIGAYGIMTKSSTIVVLMCIELMLNAANINFVAFSAYSGDALGQVFVIFSISVAAAEVAVGIAIMLNAYKMRKTVSTDDLNQLRW
- a CDS encoding 4Fe-4S binding protein translates to MSEYYEKYRDGRHRNWKDLWIVKPIMVCCRLLVRTTIHRPVTVLYPYESLWEPDNYRGRPALDFNKCIGCGMCARMCPCAAIILVETPDDEGKPVKRPQINMGRCSFCAYCAEYCPVDAMTVSPIVELAEFTRSDLIYGPRRLAYDKTTEGMKVKLEETLISDFKNGNGERRIDPLRTDRPELESSKCISCRKCSKVCPVGAITMVEHGKNAKGRPILWPEVDDAKCVCCRNCVDDCPKDALHIKEVL